One genomic window of Psychrobacillus sp. INOP01 includes the following:
- the nfsA gene encoding oxygen-insensitive NADPH nitroreductase, translated as MVQELLRKHSSVRKYKDYTLTKEEVSELVETAQHAASSHFVQAYSVIWVSDEQKKEELGRLSKNPKQFETAGAALLLCADFHRLQVAGKLQQTEIDIDTTENVLVGAVDVALFAQNLVIAAESKGFGICYIGGVRNDPAAISHLFDLPTGVFPLFAITLGIPDQQNEVKPRLPVTAILHENNYNSAKYEILLPEYDQTMEAYYTSRGSNQKTANWTKSMADFLEKPRRPHMAEFLASKGFHLK; from the coding sequence TTGGTTCAAGAGTTATTAAGAAAGCATTCGTCTGTCAGAAAGTATAAGGATTATACGTTAACTAAAGAGGAAGTTTCCGAGCTTGTGGAGACTGCACAACATGCTGCTAGTTCTCATTTTGTCCAAGCATATAGTGTTATTTGGGTAAGTGATGAACAAAAAAAGGAAGAGCTTGGTAGATTGTCTAAAAATCCAAAGCAATTTGAAACTGCTGGAGCGGCATTATTATTATGTGCTGATTTTCATCGTTTACAGGTGGCTGGTAAATTACAGCAGACAGAAATTGATATAGATACAACAGAAAATGTGTTAGTAGGAGCAGTTGATGTAGCCCTTTTTGCACAAAATTTAGTCATTGCAGCTGAATCAAAAGGTTTTGGTATTTGTTATATAGGGGGAGTACGTAACGATCCAGCCGCAATTAGCCATTTGTTTGATTTGCCAACAGGGGTATTTCCTCTATTTGCAATTACTCTTGGTATTCCAGATCAGCAAAATGAAGTGAAGCCTCGTTTACCGGTAACAGCAATATTACATGAAAATAACTATAATAGTGCAAAGTATGAAATACTATTGCCCGAGTACGATCAAACAATGGAAGCCTATTATACAAGTCGTGGATCCAATCAAAAAACGGCAAATTGGACCAAGTCAATGGCTGACTTTCTTGAGAAGCCGAGAAGACCTCATATGGCTGAATTTTTAGCAAGTAAAGGATTTCATCTCAAATGA
- a CDS encoding DUF779 domain-containing protein, which produces MVERVIATDAALELIELLKGKHGPLMFHQSGGCCDGSSPMCYPEGDLIVGDQDVLLGKIGDVPFYMHKSQFDYWKHTQLIIDVVDGRGGMFSLEGVEGKRFLTRSRAFTSEENNQLQV; this is translated from the coding sequence ATGGTTGAACGCGTAATAGCCACTGACGCTGCACTAGAGCTAATTGAATTATTAAAAGGTAAGCACGGACCTCTTATGTTTCATCAATCAGGAGGCTGTTGTGATGGTTCTTCTCCTATGTGTTATCCAGAGGGTGATTTAATCGTTGGAGACCAAGATGTACTTCTTGGGAAAATAGGCGATGTTCCATTTTATATGCACAAAAGTCAGTTTGACTATTGGAAGCATACACAGCTCATCATTGATGTAGTGGATGGTCGGGGTGGAATGTTTTCTTTAGAAGGTGTGGAGGGAAAACGATTTTTAACCAGATCCCGAGCATTTACATCAGAAGAAAACAACCAATTACAAGTATAA
- the adh gene encoding aldehyde dehydrogenase produces MVYAFPNTEGSKVSFKDKYENYINGEWTPPVKGQYFENVTPITGKVFTQVARSTSEDIELALDAAHAAKDAWGSTSVAERANILNKIANRIEENLEQLAVAETWDNGKAVRETLNADLPLAIDHFRYFASAIRAQEGGLSQIDNDTVAYHFHEPLGVVGQIIPWNFPILMAVWKLAPALAAGNCVVLKPAEQTPASILVLMELIGDLLPPGVVNIVNGFGLEAGKPLASSPRISKIAFTGETTTGRLIMQYASQNLIPVTLELGGKSPNIFFEDIMDEDDAFLDKAVEGFVMFALNQGEVCTCPSRVLIQESIYDKFIERVIARVEAIKIGNPLDPSVMMGAQASTEQMEKILSYLDIGKQEGAECLIGGEQNKLDGELAEGYYIKPTVFKGNNKMRIFQEEIFGPVVSVTTFKTKEEALEIANDTLYGLGSGIWTRNMNTAYRFGRKIQAGRVWTNCYHQYPAHAAFGGYKMSGIGRENHLMMLNHYQQTKNLLVSYSENKQGFF; encoded by the coding sequence ATGGTTTATGCATTTCCGAATACAGAAGGCTCGAAGGTTTCATTTAAGGACAAGTATGAAAACTATATCAACGGCGAGTGGACACCCCCAGTAAAAGGACAATACTTTGAAAACGTTACACCAATTACAGGTAAGGTATTTACACAAGTGGCCCGTTCGACTTCAGAAGATATTGAGCTAGCTTTAGATGCAGCGCATGCAGCAAAAGATGCGTGGGGCTCCACTTCTGTTGCTGAAAGAGCAAATATATTAAATAAAATTGCGAATAGAATAGAAGAAAACTTAGAACAATTAGCAGTAGCTGAAACGTGGGATAACGGAAAAGCGGTTAGAGAAACATTAAATGCCGACCTTCCACTAGCTATTGACCATTTCCGCTATTTTGCAAGCGCCATTCGTGCACAAGAAGGCGGCTTAAGTCAAATCGACAATGATACAGTTGCGTATCATTTCCATGAACCACTAGGAGTAGTAGGACAAATCATTCCTTGGAATTTCCCGATTCTAATGGCTGTATGGAAGCTGGCACCAGCACTTGCGGCAGGGAACTGTGTGGTCCTGAAGCCAGCAGAACAAACACCAGCATCTATTTTAGTTCTAATGGAGCTTATTGGAGATCTTTTACCTCCTGGGGTTGTGAATATTGTAAATGGTTTCGGGTTAGAGGCTGGAAAACCTTTAGCATCTAGTCCTCGAATTAGTAAAATTGCATTTACAGGTGAAACAACAACTGGTCGTTTAATCATGCAATATGCTTCTCAAAACCTAATTCCTGTAACATTAGAGCTTGGAGGGAAATCACCAAATATTTTCTTCGAAGATATTATGGATGAAGATGATGCATTTTTGGATAAAGCGGTAGAAGGATTCGTTATGTTCGCATTGAACCAAGGAGAGGTATGTACTTGTCCGTCACGTGTTCTAATCCAAGAATCTATCTATGATAAATTCATCGAGCGAGTAATTGCGCGCGTAGAAGCTATCAAAATAGGGAACCCACTAGATCCATCTGTTATGATGGGGGCACAAGCTTCGACTGAACAAATGGAAAAAATCCTTTCTTATTTAGATATTGGAAAGCAAGAAGGAGCAGAGTGTTTAATCGGCGGAGAGCAAAACAAATTAGACGGAGAACTAGCAGAAGGTTACTATATTAAACCAACTGTGTTCAAAGGAAATAACAAAATGCGTATTTTCCAAGAAGAGATTTTTGGGCCAGTCGTTTCGGTAACGACGTTTAAAACAAAAGAAGAAGCATTGGAAATCGCCAATGATACGTTATACGGTTTAGGGTCTGGTATTTGGACACGTAATATGAACACTGCATATCGTTTCGGACGTAAAATTCAAGCTGGTCGTGTATGGACAAACTGTTATCACCAGTATCCAGCGCATGCTGCATTTGGTGGATATAAAATGTCGGGTATTGGGCGCGAGAATCATTTGATGATGCTTAACCACTACCAACAAACGAAAAACCTTCTTGTAAGTTATAGTGAAAATAAGCAAGGATTTTTCTAA
- a CDS encoding LLM class flavin-dependent oxidoreductase encodes MEIGVYTFGDLGPNPHTGETIGTSQRLKEVIELAKMADEAGLDIFGVGEHHRLDYTVSSPAVILSAIAQATERIKLTSATSVLSTLDPVRLFEDFATLDQISDGRAEIIAGRGAFVESFPLFGYDLDDYDALFEEKVKLLQQLNREAVVTWRGQHRPALTNAMIAPRPVQDEIPIWIGVGGTPESAVRAGRLGTGMALAILGGDPKRFKPLVDLYRQAGAEAGHSPEKLSIGVTGHTYIANDSQQAKDEFYPYYSNYWSYVNRQRGMGTRMSRADFEHMASPETALFVGSPQQVIEKILNQYELYGHQRFVAQLDIGGQPFSTVVKGLELLATEVAPVIRRETSK; translated from the coding sequence ATGGAAATAGGTGTTTATACTTTTGGTGATCTTGGCCCAAATCCACATACAGGAGAAACGATAGGTACTTCTCAACGTTTGAAAGAAGTAATTGAACTGGCGAAGATGGCAGACGAGGCGGGTTTAGATATTTTCGGAGTTGGTGAACATCATCGATTAGATTACACTGTATCGTCACCAGCAGTAATCCTTTCTGCCATTGCTCAGGCGACCGAACGTATTAAATTAACTAGTGCTACATCGGTATTGAGCACATTAGATCCGGTAAGATTGTTTGAAGACTTTGCTACATTGGACCAGATTTCAGACGGAAGAGCAGAGATTATTGCTGGTAGAGGAGCATTTGTAGAATCCTTTCCTCTCTTTGGATATGATTTAGATGACTATGATGCTTTATTCGAAGAAAAAGTTAAACTTCTTCAGCAACTAAATCGGGAAGCAGTAGTAACATGGCGAGGGCAGCATCGTCCCGCTCTAACCAATGCAATGATAGCTCCTAGACCAGTTCAAGATGAAATACCTATTTGGATAGGTGTTGGAGGTACTCCAGAAAGTGCAGTTAGAGCAGGAAGATTGGGAACCGGTATGGCTCTTGCTATTTTGGGAGGAGATCCAAAAAGATTTAAACCACTAGTGGATCTGTATCGTCAAGCTGGAGCAGAAGCTGGGCATTCTCCCGAGAAACTGTCTATTGGAGTTACTGGTCATACTTATATTGCAAACGACAGCCAGCAGGCAAAGGATGAATTTTATCCATATTACTCGAATTACTGGTCTTATGTGAATAGGCAAAGGGGAATGGGTACGAGAATGTCTCGCGCCGATTTTGAACATATGGCAAGTCCAGAAACAGCCCTGTTTGTAGGAAGTCCACAACAAGTCATTGAGAAAATATTAAATCAATACGAATTATATGGCCACCAACGTTTCGTTGCTCAATTAGATATAGGGGGTCAACCATTTAGCACAGTTGTTAAAGGGTTGGAGCTTCTTGCGACAGAAGTAGCACCAGTTATAAGAAGAGAGACAAGTAAATAA
- a CDS encoding NAD(P)-dependent oxidoreductase, producing MKIGIIGATGKAGSLIYKEAADRGHEVTAIVRNAAKLENANGAVLEKDVFDLTGLDLQVFDVVVNAISAPPGQEHLHVEAGQSLIEAAKEAANTKLVVVGGAGSLFVDEAKTIKVMDTPDFPKEYLATASNQGKNLEDLQQSEGFEWTFVSPAAFFNPEGKRTGSYQTGKDNFIVNAKGESYVSYADYAIAIVDELENAIHVNERFTVVAEAE from the coding sequence ATGAAAATCGGCATAATTGGAGCAACAGGAAAAGCGGGTAGTTTGATTTATAAAGAGGCAGCTGACAGAGGTCATGAAGTAACGGCTATCGTAAGAAACGCTGCTAAATTAGAAAATGCAAATGGAGCGGTACTCGAGAAGGATGTTTTTGATTTAACTGGATTAGATCTTCAAGTATTTGATGTAGTGGTAAATGCTATAAGTGCACCTCCGGGTCAAGAACATCTTCATGTAGAAGCAGGGCAGTCTTTAATTGAAGCAGCTAAAGAAGCAGCTAATACGAAGTTAGTAGTAGTTGGTGGAGCAGGAAGTTTATTTGTAGATGAAGCAAAAACAATTAAAGTAATGGATACGCCAGACTTTCCAAAAGAATATTTAGCAACAGCATCTAATCAAGGAAAAAACCTGGAAGATTTACAACAAAGTGAAGGGTTCGAATGGACATTTGTAAGTCCTGCCGCATTTTTTAATCCAGAGGGTAAACGAACTGGTTCTTATCAAACAGGTAAAGATAATTTTATTGTGAACGCAAAAGGTGAAAGCTATGTGAGCTATGCAGACTATGCTATTGCGATTGTCGATGAACTAGAAAATGCTATACATGTAAATGAGCGTTTCACTGTTGTAGCAGAGGCAGAATAA
- a CDS encoding Rrf2 family transcriptional regulator has protein sequence MKISSRFTVAIHVLSLISLNQNIVSTSEWIAESVNTNPVVIRRVMGKLKSAGLIDIRRGLGGATLQRNLEDITLLDVYRAVEVVEDGELFQMHDNPNPNCPVGANIQDVLELILVRAQDAMEAVLKEITMEELIKVLSKKIG, from the coding sequence ATGAAAATAAGTAGTCGATTTACTGTAGCCATACATGTACTATCACTAATTTCATTAAATCAAAATATTGTTTCTACATCCGAATGGATTGCAGAAAGCGTAAATACCAATCCTGTTGTTATACGTAGAGTGATGGGGAAACTAAAAAGTGCTGGTCTTATAGATATCCGCCGTGGTCTTGGAGGCGCAACTCTTCAACGGAATTTAGAGGATATAACCTTACTTGACGTGTATAGAGCCGTTGAAGTAGTAGAGGATGGAGAACTTTTTCAAATGCACGATAACCCTAATCCTAATTGTCCGGTCGGAGCTAATATACAAGATGTGTTAGAGTTAATATTAGTACGAGCTCAGGATGCAATGGAAGCGGTATTAAAAGAAATCACTATGGAAGAACTAATCAAAGTATTAAGTAAAAAAATTGGATGA
- a CDS encoding YitT family protein, with amino-acid sequence MKTPHRSTPKKVVFVRLLMIAIGAILMAIGLELFLVPNQILDGGVVGVSIIISHLTGVRLGVFIFVLNIPFFFLGYKQIGKTFALSTLFGITILSICTSFLHNIDAITPDLLLATVFGGIVLGTGVGLVIRYGGSLDGSEILAILFNKATPFSVGEIIMIINLVIFAIAGFVFTWEQAMYSFLAYFIAFKTIDIVIQGLDESKSVYIISENIEDIGAAIMDRLGRGVTYLHGEGAYTGENKKVIFTVITRLEEAKLKSIVEEIDSHAFLAVGNIAEVRGGRFKKKDIH; translated from the coding sequence ATCAAAACCCCCCACCGAAGCACCCCCAAGAAAGTCGTGTTTGTCCGTTTACTCATGATTGCCATAGGAGCCATATTAATGGCTATTGGATTAGAATTATTCCTAGTTCCTAATCAGATATTAGACGGTGGTGTTGTAGGCGTATCCATCATCATATCCCACTTAACTGGAGTTCGTTTAGGGGTCTTTATATTTGTCCTGAACATTCCATTCTTTTTCCTTGGATATAAACAAATAGGAAAAACCTTTGCTTTATCCACATTATTCGGTATTACCATACTATCCATATGTACTTCTTTCCTACACAATATTGATGCTATTACTCCTGATTTATTACTTGCTACAGTATTTGGTGGTATCGTTTTAGGCACGGGTGTTGGGCTAGTTATTCGTTATGGTGGCTCTCTAGACGGTTCAGAAATACTTGCCATTTTATTCAACAAGGCTACTCCGTTTTCAGTTGGGGAGATCATCATGATTATAAATCTGGTCATCTTTGCAATTGCTGGATTTGTATTTACTTGGGAACAAGCCATGTATTCATTTTTAGCGTATTTTATCGCCTTTAAAACGATAGATATTGTGATTCAAGGATTAGATGAGTCAAAATCCGTCTATATCATTAGTGAAAATATAGAAGATATAGGTGCTGCTATTATGGATCGGTTAGGACGTGGAGTAACTTATTTACACGGTGAAGGTGCATATACTGGGGAAAACAAAAAGGTTATCTTTACAGTCATTACACGATTGGAAGAGGCAAAACTAAAATCTATTGTAGAAGAAATAGACTCCCACGCATTTTTAGCAGTAGGCAATATCGCCGAAGTGCGCGGTGGCCGATTTAAAAAGAAAGATATACATTAG
- a CDS encoding acetyl-CoA hydrolase/transferase family protein — protein MCNNLNRIKDTNLHSLVVGAEEAASWIQHGMTLGLSGFTRAGDAKAVPLALVERAANESFKVNIFTGASLGTDIDKLLSEAGIVHKRLPFQADATMRKHINAGDHLFVDQHLSHTSELIRSGVLPIIDFAIVEAVSVTADGMIIPTTSVGNSTTFVSQAKNIIIEINVAQSEMLEGLHDIYEPAAQGSRLPIPITGVEDRIGQIGIPFDASKVKGIVFTNNSDSPSPIVPPDHETEEMAQHLIEFLRQEVSAGRLTNKLAPLQAGIGSVANAVLGGMIKSEFEELQVYSEVLQDSVFELIDAGKVNFASACSITLSQEMMDKVYGNLEKYRDKLVIRPQEITNHPEIIRRLGLISINTALEFDIYGNVNSTHVSGTKMMNGIGGSGDFARNSKIAIFVTKSIAKGGNISSIVPFVAHVDHTEHDVDVVVTEQGYADLRGLAPRERAELIIENCVHPMYKKQLRDYYEEALTRGGQTPHVLEKAFSFHTNLANNGTMQSKEAALA, from the coding sequence ATGTGTAACAATTTAAATCGTATTAAGGATACTAATTTACATAGTTTAGTAGTTGGAGCAGAAGAAGCTGCCTCATGGATTCAACATGGTATGACATTAGGGTTAAGTGGTTTTACACGTGCGGGTGATGCGAAAGCGGTTCCATTAGCACTAGTAGAAAGAGCTGCCAATGAATCTTTTAAAGTGAATATATTTACCGGTGCTTCTTTAGGTACTGATATTGATAAATTATTATCTGAAGCAGGAATTGTGCATAAACGATTACCATTCCAGGCGGATGCAACGATGCGCAAACATATTAATGCAGGAGATCATTTGTTTGTTGATCAGCATTTATCTCACACTTCGGAGTTAATACGTTCGGGCGTATTGCCAATTATTGACTTTGCAATTGTGGAAGCGGTTTCAGTTACTGCAGATGGCATGATTATTCCAACAACATCTGTAGGTAATTCTACAACCTTTGTCTCGCAAGCAAAAAATATAATTATAGAAATTAATGTAGCACAATCGGAAATGTTAGAAGGGCTTCATGATATATACGAACCAGCTGCTCAAGGAAGCAGACTACCAATTCCTATAACAGGAGTAGAGGATCGTATTGGTCAAATAGGTATTCCTTTTGATGCATCCAAAGTAAAAGGCATCGTATTTACTAACAATTCGGATTCACCATCTCCTATTGTCCCACCAGACCATGAAACAGAGGAAATGGCTCAGCATTTAATCGAGTTTTTACGTCAAGAAGTGAGTGCTGGTAGATTAACTAATAAGCTAGCTCCACTTCAAGCGGGTATAGGGTCAGTTGCCAATGCAGTGCTAGGCGGTATGATTAAATCAGAATTCGAAGAACTACAAGTATACTCTGAAGTCCTTCAAGACTCTGTATTTGAACTAATAGATGCCGGCAAAGTAAACTTTGCTTCTGCATGCTCTATAACACTTTCACAAGAAATGATGGATAAGGTATATGGGAATCTTGAAAAGTACCGAGATAAATTAGTGATAAGACCACAAGAAATTACGAATCATCCTGAAATCATTCGCCGTTTAGGACTTATTTCTATTAACACAGCCTTAGAGTTTGATATTTATGGAAATGTTAACTCTACACATGTATCTGGTACTAAAATGATGAATGGGATTGGAGGTTCGGGGGATTTTGCTCGTAATTCCAAAATAGCTATTTTTGTAACGAAATCCATTGCCAAAGGCGGTAACATTTCTAGTATAGTGCCTTTCGTAGCTCATGTAGATCATACGGAGCATGATGTAGATGTAGTTGTAACAGAGCAAGGCTATGCAGATCTTCGTGGGTTAGCACCTAGAGAGCGTGCAGAGTTAATCATTGAAAACTGTGTTCATCCAATGTACAAGAAGCAGTTACGTGATTACTATGAGGAAGCATTAACTAGAGGTGGACAAACTCCACATGTCCTAGAAAAAGCATTCTCATTCCATACGAACCTAGCAAATAATGGAACAATGCAGAGTAAAGAAGCAGCGTTAGCATAA
- a CDS encoding LytTR family DNA-binding domain-containing protein: MKDLSIVALLDVVGELFSDEVSIAVSDTEKYIYYRPSKRIDLKITPGDILKEETLAYKALQSRQKVSEFINREVFGVPYHGMAVPFLHQGEVEGCVLAIYPAFTDGKSVITIRTQDGWVPIPFADVIYLEAKDRKTHIVTKSFAGTHTSSLQDFEYRLPREMFIRCHRSFIVNVHHIKEIFPDTHSTFLLAMVNGERISVSQSYASYFRKLLGF; this comes from the coding sequence ATGAAGGATTTATCCATAGTTGCCTTATTAGATGTTGTTGGAGAATTATTTTCAGATGAAGTGTCTATCGCTGTCTCTGATACGGAAAAGTATATTTATTATCGACCAAGTAAGCGGATTGATTTGAAAATTACTCCTGGGGACATACTAAAAGAGGAGACTTTAGCTTATAAAGCACTGCAAAGTAGACAAAAGGTATCCGAATTTATCAATCGAGAGGTTTTTGGTGTCCCATACCATGGGATGGCAGTACCTTTTTTGCATCAAGGAGAAGTAGAAGGCTGTGTGTTGGCTATTTATCCGGCATTTACAGATGGTAAATCTGTGATTACGATAAGGACACAGGATGGATGGGTTCCGATTCCTTTTGCAGATGTTATCTATCTAGAGGCAAAGGATAGAAAGACGCACATTGTTACTAAGTCTTTTGCTGGAACTCACACTAGCTCTCTTCAAGACTTTGAGTATAGATTGCCAAGGGAAATGTTCATACGCTGTCATCGTTCTTTTATCGTCAATGTGCATCACATTAAAGAGATTTTCCCAGACACACATTCAACTTTTTTATTGGCAATGGTAAATGGAGAAAGAATTTCTGTCAGTCAGTCCTATGCAAGTTATTTTAGGAAGCTATTAGGATTTTAA
- a CDS encoding TRM11 family methyltransferase produces MNNSRQSAFIYTYAYNEDERSLCHLEMRSFFGIDTEMKILKSSVKIDPSRSPFMKGRLEILAEGDTVEEISAQAPKFGSEEETNKVIFLKINDRQGIDKIENAERLQITRTIGSDMQGDFDLHHPDQLFAVVPFGGRWYFGLYTKSEPIWFNHIKKPREYSTALSTRVARAVANIAVPHPKGVQAIDPCCGIGTVLVEALSMGIDIVGRDINPLVCEGSRENIAYFGLTGDVRKSAIEDIEEMYDVAIIDLPYNLYTNASWEEQFTILKHARRIAKKVVIVTIESMDDRLETVGLCIKDRCITKKQQFTREIVVCE; encoded by the coding sequence ATAAACAACAGCCGACAATCGGCATTTATTTATACATACGCATATAATGAGGACGAACGCTCTCTATGTCATCTAGAGATGCGCTCTTTTTTTGGTATAGACACAGAAATGAAAATTTTAAAGAGTTCCGTAAAAATAGATCCTAGTAGAAGTCCTTTTATGAAAGGGAGATTAGAGATTTTAGCAGAAGGGGACACAGTAGAGGAAATTAGTGCTCAAGCCCCGAAGTTCGGATCAGAGGAAGAAACAAATAAAGTAATTTTCTTAAAAATAAATGACCGACAAGGCATTGATAAAATTGAGAATGCAGAAAGGCTCCAAATAACAAGAACTATTGGAAGTGACATGCAAGGTGATTTCGATTTACATCATCCTGATCAGTTATTTGCAGTAGTCCCATTTGGTGGTCGTTGGTATTTCGGGTTATATACGAAAAGTGAACCTATTTGGTTTAATCATATAAAGAAACCGCGAGAGTATTCCACTGCCCTCAGTACAAGAGTAGCTAGAGCAGTAGCTAATATTGCAGTTCCGCATCCGAAAGGTGTTCAAGCCATAGATCCTTGCTGCGGAATTGGTACAGTACTCGTTGAAGCACTATCAATGGGTATAGATATTGTAGGAAGAGATATTAACCCACTAGTATGTGAGGGATCCAGAGAAAACATTGCCTATTTTGGATTGACTGGAGATGTCCGTAAGAGTGCCATAGAAGATATCGAAGAGATGTATGACGTAGCGATTATAGACTTACCTTATAATTTGTATACAAATGCATCCTGGGAAGAACAGTTTACTATTTTAAAGCATGCCCGTAGAATTGCCAAAAAAGTAGTAATTGTAACGATAGAATCGATGGATGATCGATTAGAAACAGTTGGTCTATGTATAAAAGACCGCTGTATAACGAAAAAACAACAATTTACACGTGAAATAGTAGTTTGCGAGTAG